From the Thermoplasmata archaeon genome, one window contains:
- a CDS encoding TIGR00269 family protein, with translation MRCSSCDASAVVDQPYAGAHACERHFIEGVEERVRREIHRQLPRFSGRTIAVALSGGKDSAAALALSQRYFLRRPSVRVVAISVDEGVEGYRTATLEAARALTERLGVEHRVVRVEEELGTTTDRAAERLPETVPCSFCGVWRRRLLNQGARDAGADVLVLGFNLDDLAQTILMNLVRGDLERLTRMAPHRGRQPGLVPRIAPLAAIPEREVYLYARLTGLPFDHGECPHAGRAHRNVFREVLWRLEEATPGTRQALRRTQERLTDLLRTREPTIAPERCTSCGEPSSGPRCRTCEFLELVLSPPEPAVGERP, from the coding sequence GTGCGGTGCTCTTCGTGCGACGCCTCGGCGGTGGTCGATCAGCCGTATGCCGGAGCCCACGCGTGCGAGCGCCACTTCATCGAAGGGGTCGAGGAGCGCGTCCGCCGCGAGATCCATCGACAGCTTCCCCGATTCTCGGGCCGCACGATCGCCGTCGCTCTTTCCGGCGGAAAGGACTCCGCGGCCGCGCTCGCGCTCTCGCAGCGCTACTTCCTCCGGCGCCCTTCGGTGCGCGTGGTCGCGATCAGCGTGGACGAGGGGGTTGAAGGGTACCGAACGGCCACGCTCGAGGCGGCCCGCGCCCTGACCGAACGGCTCGGCGTCGAGCACCGGGTCGTGCGGGTCGAAGAGGAGCTCGGAACGACGACCGACCGGGCCGCCGAGCGGCTCCCCGAGACGGTGCCCTGCTCGTTCTGCGGCGTCTGGCGCCGCCGGCTGCTCAATCAAGGCGCCCGCGACGCGGGAGCCGACGTGCTCGTCCTCGGATTCAACCTCGATGATCTCGCGCAGACAATCCTGATGAACCTCGTCCGCGGGGACCTTGAGCGACTGACTCGGATGGCTCCCCACCGGGGCCGTCAACCCGGGCTCGTCCCCCGCATCGCCCCGCTGGCCGCGATCCCGGAACGGGAAGTGTACCTCTACGCGCGTCTGACCGGGCTACCGTTCGACCATGGGGAGTGCCCGCACGCGGGACGAGCGCACCGCAACGTCTTCCGGGAAGTGCTCTGGCGGCTGGAAGAAGCCACCCCGGGGACCCGCCAGGCGCTCCGGCGAACCCAGGAACGCCTCACCGACCTACTGAGGACCAGGGAGCCGACCATCGCCCCCGAGCGCTGCACCTCTTGCGGTGAGCCGTCGAGCGGTCCGCGCTGCCGTACCTGTGAATTCTTGGAGCTCGTCCTCTCCCCGCCCGAGCCGGCCGTGGGGGAACGCCCGTGA
- a CDS encoding FAD-binding oxidoreductase codes for MPRERLAVLIFGAGIAGCSLAYHLARRKVGSIGVYDPRTPAAGATGRAGGVVTEQLWNEWDVEVTREAHAEYRALARRHRPDAYSENGFVRWTKNPVAAAVLLEAVERLRSWKVDVEAVGPAEISRWMPWGRFEDVRAAIYSRHDAVVTPSAIAELYVEGARQRGVEFHLGRAGAIAPGPDGRPVLELGEERWDAESTVVAAGAWSKRLFADLGHPLPLVPYRTQAATLRPPQAPPDVFPTGHDVDTDVYARPEGPGRILAGDGTELIEADPERFVTSGDDRFRTHLAEVFSDRFPGWADSEMIAAWAGVCTATPDRRPLVGEVPGAPGLYAMTGFNGFGVMRAGGVARRLADRIADGPGSRADEELRVVRPDRFHLPHPPFAPRPGFTLEAGDSPRF; via the coding sequence GTGCCCCGAGAGCGACTCGCCGTCCTGATCTTCGGTGCCGGCATCGCAGGCTGCTCCCTTGCCTACCATCTCGCGCGACGCAAGGTCGGGTCGATCGGCGTGTACGATCCCCGCACGCCGGCCGCCGGGGCGACCGGGCGGGCCGGCGGTGTGGTGACCGAGCAGCTCTGGAACGAATGGGACGTCGAGGTGACACGCGAGGCACACGCGGAGTACCGCGCGCTCGCCCGACGTCATCGGCCCGACGCGTACTCCGAAAACGGCTTCGTGCGCTGGACGAAGAATCCGGTCGCCGCGGCGGTGCTTCTCGAAGCGGTCGAGCGCCTGCGATCCTGGAAGGTCGACGTGGAGGCGGTCGGACCCGCCGAAATCTCGCGCTGGATGCCGTGGGGTCGATTCGAGGATGTGCGCGCGGCGATCTATAGCCGCCACGACGCGGTGGTCACCCCGAGCGCGATCGCCGAGCTGTACGTCGAAGGGGCCCGACAGCGGGGCGTCGAATTCCATCTGGGACGGGCCGGGGCCATTGCCCCGGGCCCGGACGGACGACCGGTACTGGAACTTGGCGAGGAACGTTGGGACGCCGAGTCCACGGTCGTCGCGGCCGGCGCTTGGTCGAAGCGCCTGTTCGCGGACCTCGGCCATCCGCTCCCGCTCGTGCCGTATCGTACGCAGGCCGCGACGCTTCGGCCACCGCAAGCGCCTCCCGACGTCTTTCCGACCGGCCACGATGTCGATACCGATGTCTACGCCCGGCCGGAGGGTCCCGGCCGCATCCTCGCGGGAGACGGCACCGAGCTCATCGAGGCGGATCCCGAGCGATTCGTCACGAGCGGAGACGATCGCTTCCGGACCCACCTTGCCGAGGTGTTCAGCGACCGGTTCCCGGGATGGGCGGACTCCGAGATGATCGCGGCGTGGGCGGGCGTATGCACGGCCACCCCGGATCGCCGACCCCTCGTCGGAGAGGTTCCCGGCGCGCCGGGACTGTACGCTATGACCGGGTTCAACGGGTTCGGCGTGATGCGCGCCGGTGGCGTGGCACGTCGCCTCGCCGACCGGATCGCCGATGGGCCCGGTTCGCGCGCCGACGAAGAGCTTCGTGTCGTGCGGCCCGATCGCTTCCACCTACCCCATCCACCCTTCGCTCCGCGTCCCGGGTTCACCTTGGAGGCCGGCGATTCTCCGCGGTTCTGA
- the xerA gene encoding site-specific tyrosine recombinase/integron integrase, with amino-acid sequence MGSAALARLPRAGSMPRAMSRPALAPVPDEPGSRFSTERIVEQFVRSLRAQERSPCTIKQYAHIARMFLARVPKPLDEVTERDIDLFREHLVLQRHYSKNSLYTTIRGLTCLFRTFGLTVADHQELPRRPERLPRYLSEEETHRLFQAAARSPRDSAIVHVLAFCGLRVGELCHLQLEDVELERNILHVRSGKGDKDREVVMDDRARAAVDRYLADRATNGGEGTRLFPVGPVTVERIVRECARTAEIPRRVTPHMLRHTLATTLLARGCDIRFIQKLLGHASVATTQIYTHVDTQSLRDAYERAKPQY; translated from the coding sequence ATGGGCTCCGCTGCGCTCGCCCGGCTTCCCCGGGCCGGATCGATGCCGCGGGCCATGTCCCGACCGGCCCTGGCGCCGGTCCCCGACGAACCCGGGAGCCGCTTCTCCACCGAGAGGATCGTCGAGCAGTTCGTCCGGAGCCTTCGGGCCCAGGAACGCAGCCCGTGCACGATCAAGCAGTACGCCCATATCGCGCGGATGTTCCTCGCTCGGGTCCCGAAGCCGCTTGACGAGGTCACCGAGCGGGACATCGATCTCTTCCGGGAGCACCTCGTCCTGCAGCGGCATTACTCGAAGAATTCCCTCTACACGACGATCCGAGGGCTGACCTGCCTGTTCCGGACGTTCGGACTCACGGTCGCCGATCACCAGGAACTGCCCCGCAGGCCGGAGCGCCTCCCGCGCTACCTCTCCGAGGAGGAGACGCACCGATTGTTCCAGGCCGCGGCCCGGTCCCCCCGGGACAGCGCGATCGTGCACGTGCTCGCCTTCTGCGGGCTGCGGGTCGGGGAACTATGCCACCTCCAGCTCGAGGATGTCGAACTCGAGCGCAACATCCTTCATGTCCGCTCGGGAAAGGGCGACAAGGACCGGGAGGTGGTGATGGACGACCGCGCGCGGGCCGCCGTCGACCGCTATCTAGCGGACCGGGCGACCAATGGCGGTGAAGGGACGCGGCTCTTCCCGGTCGGTCCGGTGACGGTCGAGCGGATCGTCCGGGAGTGCGCGCGCACGGCAGAGATCCCCCGCCGGGTCACTCCGCACATGCTGCGTCACACGCTCGCCACGACGCTGCTCGCCCGCGGCTGTGACATCCGGTTCATCCAGAAACTGCTCGGCCACGCCTCCGTGGCGACGACCCAGATCTACACGCACGTCGACACGCAATCCTTGCGGGATGCCTACGAGCGGGCGAAACCTCAGTATTAA